In a single window of the Bos javanicus breed banteng chromosome 16, ARS-OSU_banteng_1.0, whole genome shotgun sequence genome:
- the TP73 gene encoding tumor protein p73 isoform X1, with protein MSQSTQPAAADEGATFQHLWSSLEPDSTYFDLPQPGQGNEEVAGGAEAGMDVFHLPGMTTSVMSQFNLLSSTMDQMSSRAASASPYTPEHAASVPTHSPYAQPSSTFDTMSPAPVIPSNTDYPGPHHFEVTFQQSSTAKSATWTYSPLLKKLYCQIAKTCPIQIKVSAPPPPGTAIRAMPVYKKAEHVTEVVKRCPNHELGRDFNEGQSAPASHLIRVEGNNLSQYVDDPVTGRQSVMVPYEPPQVGTEFTTILYNFMCNSSCVGGMNRRPILIIITLETRDGQVLGRRSFEGRICACPGRDRKADEDHYREQQALNESAAKSGAASKRAFKQSPPTAPALGTNVKKRRHGDDDVYYIHVRGRENFEILMKVKESLELMELVPQQLVDSYRQQQQQLLQRPSHLQPPSYGPVLSPMSKAHGAVNKLPSVNQLVGQPPPHGSAAGPNLGPMGPGILNNHGHTLPANGEMNGGPSSQSMVSGSHCTPPPPYHADPSLVSFLTGLGCPNCIEYFTSQGLQNIYHLQNLTIEDLGALKIPDQYRMTIWRGLQDLKQSHDYSAQQLIRSSSNAATIAIGGSGELQRQRVMEAVHFRVRHTITIPNRGGPAGGAGPDEWADFGFDLPDCKSRKQSIKEEFTESEAN; from the exons TCCCAGTTCAATTTGCTGAGCAGCACCATGGACCAGATGAGCAGCCGCGCGGCCTCGGCCAGCCCCTACACCCCAGAGCACGCCGCCAGCGTGCCCACCCACTCGCCCTACGCGCAGCCCAGCTCCACCTTCGACACCATGTCACCCGCGCCCGTCATCCCCTCCAACACTGACTACCCTGGCCCCCACCACTTCGAGGTGACCTTCCAGCAGTCGAGCACAGCCAAGTCGGCCACCTGGACG TACTCCCCGCTGCTGAAGAAGCTCTACTGCCAAATCGCCAAGACGTGCCCCATCCAGATCAAGGTGTCCGCCCCGCCGCCCCCAGGCACCGCCATCCGCGCCATGCCCGTCTATAAGAAGGCGGAGCACGTGACCGAGGTTGTGAAGCGCTGCCCCAACCACGAGCTCGGGCGGGACTTCAATGAAG GACAGTCCGCTCCCGCCAGCCACCTCATCCGCGTGGAGGGCAACAACCTCTCGCAGTACGTGGACGACCCAGTCACCGGCCGGCAGAGCGTCATGGTGCCCTATGAGCCCCCGCAG GTGGGGACAGAGTTCACCACCATCCTGTACAACTTCATGTGCAACAGCAGCTGTGTTGGGGGCATGAACCGGCGGCCCATCCTCATCATCATCACCCTGGAGACACGGGA CGGACAGGTGCTGGGCCGCCGGTCCTTTGAGGGCCGCATCTGTGCCTGTCCTGGCCGGGACCGCAAAGCAGATGAAGACCACTACCGTGAGCAGCAGGCCCTCAACGAGAGTGCTGCCAAGAGCGGGGCTGCCAGCAAGCGCG CCTTCAAGCAGAGCCCCCCTACCGCTCCTGCCCTGGGCACCAATGTGAAGAAGAGGCGGCATGGTGACGATGACGTGTACTACATACAC GTGCGGGGCCGGGAGAACTTTGAGATCCTGATGAAGGTCAAGGAGAGCCTGGAGCTGATGGAGCTGGTGCCCCAGCAGCTGGTGGACTCCTaccggcagcagcagcagcagctcctgcagaGGCC GAGCCACCTTCAGCCTCCATCCTATGGGCCTGTCCTCTCGCCCATGAGCAAAGCGCATGGGGCCGTCAACAAGCTGCCCTCAGTCAACCAGCTGGTGGGCCAGCCTCCCCCGCATGGCTCAGCAGCTGGGCCCAACCTGGGACCCATGG GCCCCGGGATACTCAACAACCATGGCCACACCCTGCCAGCCAACGGGGAGATGAATGGTGGCCCCAGCTCCCAGTCCATGGTCTCGGGGTCCCACTGTACCCCGCCACCCCCCTACCATGCTGACCCCAGCCTGGTCAG TTTTCTAACAGGATTGGGGTGTCCAAACTGCATCGAATATTTCACCTCCCAGGGCTTACAGAACATTTACCACCTGCAGAACCTGACGATAGAG GACCTGGGGGCCCTGAAGATCCCCGACCAGTACCGCATGACCATCTGGAGGGGCCTCCAGGACCTGAAGCAGAGCCACGACTACAGCGCCCAGCAGCTGATCCGCTCCAGCAGCAACGCGGCCACCATCGCCATCGGGGGCTCGGGGGAACTTCAGCGCCAGCGGGTCATGGAGGCCGTGCACTTCCGCGTGCGCCACACCATCACCATCCCCAACCGCGGGGGCCCCGCCGGGGGCGCGGGGCCCGACGAGTGGGCCGATTTCGGCTTCGACCTCCCGGACTGTAAGTCCCGCAAACAGTCCATCAAAGAGGAGTTCACGGAGAGCGAGGCCAACTGA
- the TP73 gene encoding tumor protein p73 isoform X2 — protein MLFVSDPMQHFASSQFNLLSSTMDQMSSRAASASPYTPEHAASVPTHSPYAQPSSTFDTMSPAPVIPSNTDYPGPHHFEVTFQQSSTAKSATWTYSPLLKKLYCQIAKTCPIQIKVSAPPPPGTAIRAMPVYKKAEHVTEVVKRCPNHELGRDFNEGQSAPASHLIRVEGNNLSQYVDDPVTGRQSVMVPYEPPQVGTEFTTILYNFMCNSSCVGGMNRRPILIIITLETRDGQVLGRRSFEGRICACPGRDRKADEDHYREQQALNESAAKSGAASKRAFKQSPPTAPALGTNVKKRRHGDDDVYYIHVRGRENFEILMKVKESLELMELVPQQLVDSYRQQQQQLLQRPSHLQPPSYGPVLSPMSKAHGAVNKLPSVNQLVGQPPPHGSAAGPNLGPMGPGILNNHGHTLPANGEMNGGPSSQSMVSGSHCTPPPPYHADPSLVSFLTGLGCPNCIEYFTSQGLQNIYHLQNLTIEDLGALKIPDQYRMTIWRGLQDLKQSHDYSAQQLIRSSSNAATIAIGGSGELQRQRVMEAVHFRVRHTITIPNRGGPAGGAGPDEWADFGFDLPDCKSRKQSIKEEFTESEAN, from the exons TCCCAGTTCAATTTGCTGAGCAGCACCATGGACCAGATGAGCAGCCGCGCGGCCTCGGCCAGCCCCTACACCCCAGAGCACGCCGCCAGCGTGCCCACCCACTCGCCCTACGCGCAGCCCAGCTCCACCTTCGACACCATGTCACCCGCGCCCGTCATCCCCTCCAACACTGACTACCCTGGCCCCCACCACTTCGAGGTGACCTTCCAGCAGTCGAGCACAGCCAAGTCGGCCACCTGGACG TACTCCCCGCTGCTGAAGAAGCTCTACTGCCAAATCGCCAAGACGTGCCCCATCCAGATCAAGGTGTCCGCCCCGCCGCCCCCAGGCACCGCCATCCGCGCCATGCCCGTCTATAAGAAGGCGGAGCACGTGACCGAGGTTGTGAAGCGCTGCCCCAACCACGAGCTCGGGCGGGACTTCAATGAAG GACAGTCCGCTCCCGCCAGCCACCTCATCCGCGTGGAGGGCAACAACCTCTCGCAGTACGTGGACGACCCAGTCACCGGCCGGCAGAGCGTCATGGTGCCCTATGAGCCCCCGCAG GTGGGGACAGAGTTCACCACCATCCTGTACAACTTCATGTGCAACAGCAGCTGTGTTGGGGGCATGAACCGGCGGCCCATCCTCATCATCATCACCCTGGAGACACGGGA CGGACAGGTGCTGGGCCGCCGGTCCTTTGAGGGCCGCATCTGTGCCTGTCCTGGCCGGGACCGCAAAGCAGATGAAGACCACTACCGTGAGCAGCAGGCCCTCAACGAGAGTGCTGCCAAGAGCGGGGCTGCCAGCAAGCGCG CCTTCAAGCAGAGCCCCCCTACCGCTCCTGCCCTGGGCACCAATGTGAAGAAGAGGCGGCATGGTGACGATGACGTGTACTACATACAC GTGCGGGGCCGGGAGAACTTTGAGATCCTGATGAAGGTCAAGGAGAGCCTGGAGCTGATGGAGCTGGTGCCCCAGCAGCTGGTGGACTCCTaccggcagcagcagcagcagctcctgcagaGGCC GAGCCACCTTCAGCCTCCATCCTATGGGCCTGTCCTCTCGCCCATGAGCAAAGCGCATGGGGCCGTCAACAAGCTGCCCTCAGTCAACCAGCTGGTGGGCCAGCCTCCCCCGCATGGCTCAGCAGCTGGGCCCAACCTGGGACCCATGG GCCCCGGGATACTCAACAACCATGGCCACACCCTGCCAGCCAACGGGGAGATGAATGGTGGCCCCAGCTCCCAGTCCATGGTCTCGGGGTCCCACTGTACCCCGCCACCCCCCTACCATGCTGACCCCAGCCTGGTCAG TTTTCTAACAGGATTGGGGTGTCCAAACTGCATCGAATATTTCACCTCCCAGGGCTTACAGAACATTTACCACCTGCAGAACCTGACGATAGAG GACCTGGGGGCCCTGAAGATCCCCGACCAGTACCGCATGACCATCTGGAGGGGCCTCCAGGACCTGAAGCAGAGCCACGACTACAGCGCCCAGCAGCTGATCCGCTCCAGCAGCAACGCGGCCACCATCGCCATCGGGGGCTCGGGGGAACTTCAGCGCCAGCGGGTCATGGAGGCCGTGCACTTCCGCGTGCGCCACACCATCACCATCCCCAACCGCGGGGGCCCCGCCGGGGGCGCGGGGCCCGACGAGTGGGCCGATTTCGGCTTCGACCTCCCGGACTGTAAGTCCCGCAAACAGTCCATCAAAGAGGAGTTCACGGAGAGCGAGGCCAACTGA